TTCCCATGCTCGCGATCGTCAACGAGGTGTACTTCCGCAATACGCAGCAGAAGCCGGATTACAGCGAAGGGCGCGAGCGGCTCGTCGAGAAGATCGAACTGCTCGGCGCGCGGCCTGAATTCGCCGACTGCAAGATCGCGGACTACGGCACGCGCCGGCGCTTCTCGAAGCAGTGGCACGAAGAGGTGATCCTCACGCTTAAGGATGGGCTCGGCGAGCAGTTCACCGGCACCAGCAACGTGTTCTATGCGATGAAGCACGGCCTCACGCCGCTCGGCACGATGGCGCACGAGTATCTGCAGGCGTGTCAGGCGCTCGGTCCACGGCTACGCGATTCGCAGATCTACGGCTTCGAGATGTGGGCGAAGGAATATCGCGGCGACCTCGGCATCGCGCTGTCGGACGTGTACGGGATGGAGGCGTTCCTGCGCGACTTCGACATGTATTTCTGCAAGCTCTTCGACGGCGCGCGCCACGATTCCGGCGATCCGTTCGACTGGGGCGAGCGCCTGCTCAAGCACTACGAGGACAACCGCTGCGATCCGCGCACGAAGGTGCTCGTGTTCTCCGATGCGCTCGACATTCCGAAAGTGCTGCAGCTGTACGAGCGGTTCCGTAATCGCTGCAAGCTCGCTTTCGGTGTCGGCACGAACCTGACTAACGATCTCGGTTACAGCCCGCTGCAGATCGTGATCAAGATGGTTCGCTGCAATGGTCAGCCGGTCGCGAAGCTGTCCGATTCGCCGGGCAAGAACATGTGCGACGACAAGGCGTATCTCGCGTACCTGCGTCAGGTGTTCGGCATTCCGCAGCCGGCCGACGAAGCATCGCAGTAACGGTTGTCGCCAGGGCCTCGCCGCCGCGAAGTTGTGATGTTGCGCGCGAGGCCGCCGATATAATTTCGTTCGGTATCTGCGTATTTGCACCAGCACGCGTGCGTCATCGCCGCGTGGTCATCGAACAAGGACTTGCCCATGGACACATCGACTGCCCGCCGCAACATCCTCGCGCGCATCCGCGCGGGGCAGGGCCGTGACGGCGCGCCGGCCGATGACGAACGCGAAGCGGCAGCCGACTATCTCGCGCGTCATCCCGAAGGTCCGCGTCCGCCGATGCCGGACGATCTCGTGACGCGTTTCGTCGAGCAGGCCGGCAAGATGTCGACCACCGTCGATCTCGTCGACGCGATGCACGACGTGCCGGCCGCGACTCAACGTTACCTCGCGAGCCAGGGCCTGCCGGTCCACGCGATCGCATGGCAAACGCTGCAGGATCTCGCGTGGTCCGACGCGGGACTCGAAGTGGAATTTCGCAAGCCCGTCGATGCGGACAAGGTCGGCATCACCGGCTGCTTCTGTGCGACCGCCGAGACCGGTACGCTGGTGCTGCTGTCGGGTCCGCAGACCTACGCCTCCGCCGGGCTGCTGCCCGAGACGCACGTGGCGATCGTGCCCGCGTCGCGGATCGTCGCCGGTCACGAGGATGCGTTCGCGCTGATTCGCGCCGAACGCGGCGAGCTGCCGCGCGCGGTCAACTTCGTGTCGGGTCCGTCGCGAACCGGCGATATCGAACAGACCATCGTCCTCGGCGCGCACGGGCCGTATCGTGTGCATGCGATCGTCGTCCGCGGCGCATGAGCCGGGCGCGTCGATCCGTCGATTCCGTTTGCAAGGATAGAAAGTGATGAAACGACATGCCGTTTCGGCATGCGTCGCGTTGGCCGCCGCATGCGCGATGTGGTCGCCGCTCGCCGCCGCTGCGACACCGGACGGTGCCGCACTGTCCGCATGGTGGGCGGTCCCGTTCGCCGGCGTGCTGCTGTCGATCGCACTGTTCCCGCTCGTTGCCTCCTCGTTCTGGCATCACCATTTCGGCAAGATCGCGGCCGCCTGGGGGGCCGTGTTTCTGGTGCCGTTCGCGATCGCGTTCGGTGTCGCGCCTGCGTTCGGCACGCTCGTGCATGCGCTGCTCGAAGAGTACGTGCCGTTCATCGTGCTGCTGACCGCGCTCTACACGGTCGCGGGCGGCATCTGC
This portion of the Paraburkholderia flava genome encodes:
- the pncB gene encoding nicotinate phosphoribosyltransferase, with product MIITSLLDTDLYKFTMMQVVLHHFPAANVEYRFRCRTKDVDLVPYIDEIRDEVRQLCNLRFTEGELDYLRRMRFIKGDFVEFLALFHLNEKYISISPSPKNNGEIDIDIKGPWLHTILFEIPMLAIVNEVYFRNTQQKPDYSEGRERLVEKIELLGARPEFADCKIADYGTRRRFSKQWHEEVILTLKDGLGEQFTGTSNVFYAMKHGLTPLGTMAHEYLQACQALGPRLRDSQIYGFEMWAKEYRGDLGIALSDVYGMEAFLRDFDMYFCKLFDGARHDSGDPFDWGERLLKHYEDNRCDPRTKVLVFSDALDIPKVLQLYERFRNRCKLAFGVGTNLTNDLGYSPLQIVIKMVRCNGQPVAKLSDSPGKNMCDDKAYLAYLRQVFGIPQPADEASQ
- a CDS encoding LutC/YkgG family protein, with product MDTSTARRNILARIRAGQGRDGAPADDEREAAADYLARHPEGPRPPMPDDLVTRFVEQAGKMSTTVDLVDAMHDVPAATQRYLASQGLPVHAIAWQTLQDLAWSDAGLEVEFRKPVDADKVGITGCFCATAETGTLVLLSGPQTYASAGLLPETHVAIVPASRIVAGHEDAFALIRAERGELPRAVNFVSGPSRTGDIEQTIVLGAHGPYRVHAIVVRGA